CGCGCGGACCGCGGCGCCCTGGTCGAAGCCGTGCTCTACGAGCAGCCATCCACCGGGCAGGAGCCGCGCTGACGCGCCGGCGGCGATTTCGCGCAGTGCGTCGAGGCCGTCGGGCCCGCTGGCGAGCGCCTGCGCGGGCTCGTGCGGCAGGTCGCCGCGGGCGAGGTGCGGGTCGCCCGCGGCAATGTAGGGCGGGTTCGACACGATCAGCTCGAAGCGGGGCTCGTCCGCCGGCAGGGCCGCCCACCAGTTGCCGGCCATCCAGCGGATCGCGCCGCCCGCGCGGCCCGCGGGCAGGACGGCGGCTTCGTTGGCGGCCGCGATCGCGAGCGCCGCTTCGGAGAGATCGCTGGCGCTCACCCGGAGGTCCGGTCGCGCCGCCGCGACCGCGACCGCGATCGCGCCGCTGCCGGTGCCCAGGTCGAGCAAGCGCGCCCCGGGCGGCGCCAGCCGGATCGCCAGTTCCACCAGCAGTTCGGTGTCGGCACGCGGGATCAGCACCGCCGGCGAGACCCGCAGCCGCAGGCCGTGGAACTCGCGAAAGCCGGTCAGGTAGGCGAGCGGCTCGCCGGCGCGGCGGCGCTGCGCGAGTGTCGCGAAGCGAGCCGCAGCGTCCGGCGGTGCGGCTTCTTCACCGTGCGCGATCAGCCAGCTGCGGCCGCGCCCGCAGGCATGCTCGAGCAGCGCGCGGGCCTCGAGCCTGGGCAGGCCGCTGGCCGCCAGCAGGGCGTCGAAGCTCGCGGCGCGCGACGAAGGATCCGGGCCGCCCTCGGCGCCGGGGTGACGGTCGCCGCCGGGGCAGCTCCCGGATCCGCTCAAGACTCGGCCTCGGCGAGCTCGGCGAGCAGCCGCGCCTGGTTCTCGGCGACCAGCGCGCCGACCAGCTCGTCGAGGTCGCCGTCGAGGACCTGCTGGAGCTTGTACAGGGTCAGGTTGATCCGGTGGTCGGTGACCCGGCCCTGCGGGAAATTGTAGGTGCGGATCCGCTCGGAGCGGTCGCCCGAGCCGATCAGGGAGCGGCGAGTCGCCGCCTCCTTCGCGTGCTGCTCGCGCTGGCGCTGGTCCTTGAGCCGCGCCGCCAGCACCCGCATCGCGCGATCCTTGTTGCGGTGCTGCGAGCGGTCGTCCTGGCACTCGACGACGATGCCGGTCGGCAGGTGGGTGATCCGGACCGCGGACTCGGTCCGGTTCACGTGCTGGCCGCCCGCGCCCGAGGCGCGGAACACGTCGATGCGAAGCTCGTCCGGGTCGATGTCGACGTCGCCGACCTCGTCGGGTTCGGCCATCACGGCCACGGTGCAGGCAGAGGTGTGGATGCGCCCCTGCGCCTCGGTCTCTGGCACCCGCTGCACGCGGTGCCCGCCCGATTCGAACTTCAATCGCGAGTAGACCGCCTCGCCGGCGATCCGCACGATCGCCTCCTTGAATCCGCCGAGCTCGGACGGGCTCTCGGACAGGATCTCGGTCTGCCAGCGCTGGCGCTCGGCGTAGCGCAGGTACATGCGCAGCAGGTCGCCCGCGAACAGCGCGCTCTCGTCGCCGCCGGTGCCGGCCCGGATCTCGAGGATCACGCTGCGCTCGTCGTCGGGGTCCTTCGGCAGCAGCAGGCGCTGCAGCGCTGCCTCCTCGTCGGCGAGCCTTGCCTGCGCGGCGGCGATCTCCTCGTCGGCGAAGGCGCGCATCGCCGGGTCGGCCCGCATCTGCTCCGCGGTGTCGAGGTCGCGACCGGCCTGCTTCCAGGCCACGAAGTGGGCGACAAGGTCGGACAGTTCGACGTGCTCGCGGTTCAGCCGCCGGAACGTGGCCATGTCCCGCGCCGCCTCCTCGCTGGCGAGGAGGCGCTCGAGTTCGGCCAGGCGGTGCTCGAGCTGCTCGAGCCTGGCCAGCATCGACGCCCGCATCAGTGCGCTTGCGCGAGCGGCGGGTCGTCGTCGGGGCGAGCCGGCGAGTCGTCGGTGCGATGCCCGAGCTCGGCGCCGGCCGCACGGTCGGGCAGCAGGTGCTCGAGCAGCGGCAGCAGCTTCTCGCGCTGTTCGGCGGGACCGTGCAGCAGCGTGGTCGGGCCGTGCAGGAACTTGCCGGTCAGGCCGTGCGCGAGCGCCTCGAGCACCTGCGCCGGGTCGTCGCCGGCCGCCAGCGCCCGGCGCGCGCGATCGAGCTCGATCCTGCGCAAAGCGTCGGCCCGGTCGTGCAGCGAGCGGATGGCCGGCACGGCCTCGCGGGCGGACAGCCACTGCATGAAGGCGCTGACCCGGGTCTCGATGATCGCCTCGGCCTGGGCGACCGCGGCGCGGCGGTTCTCCTGGCCGGCAGCCACCTGGCGCCCGAGGTCGTCGACCGTGTACAGGAACACGTCGTCGAGCCGGGAGACCTCGGGCTCGATGTCGCGCGGCACCGCCAGGTCGACCATGAAGATCGGCCGGCGACGGCGCGCCCGCGTGGCGCGCTCGACCATGCCCAGCCCGATGATCGGCAGCGAGCTGGCCGTACAGGACACGACGATGTCGAACTCGTCGAGACGGTCGCTCAGCTCGGCCAGGCGCATCGTGGCCGCGCCGAATCGCTGGGCGAGCTTCTGCGCGCGCTCGGCCGTGCGGTTCGCGACGACCATCTGCTTCGGGTGCTGCGCGGCGAAGTGCGTGGCGCACAGCTCGATCATCTCGCCGGCGCCGACGAACAGCACGCGGGTCTCGCGCAGGTCCTCGAAGATGCGCCGGGCGAGCCGCACCGACGCGGCCGCCATCGACACGGACTGCGAGCCGATCGCCGTGGTGCTGCGGATCTCCTTGGCCACCGCGAACGAGCGCTGGAACAGCTGGTGCAGATGGGTGCCGAGCGCGCCGGCCTGTTGCGCGGCGCGCGCCGCGTCCTTCATCTGCCCGAGGATCTGCGGCTCGCCGAGCACCATGGAATCGAGGCCGGCCGCCACGCGGAACGCGTGCCGGACCGCCTGGCCGTCGGGCAGCGAATACAGGTGGTTCTGCAGCGGCTGCGGATCGACGCGCCGCTCGCCGCCCAGCCAGTGGGTGATCGCGTCGCGAGCGTCGCCGGGGGCCGGCGTGGCGCAGTAGATCTCGGTGCGGTTGCAGGTGGACAGGATCGCCGACTCGGCCACCACCGGCGACAGGCGCGCGCGCAGGTCGGCGATCGCCGCGCGCAGCGCGTCGCCCGGGAACGACACCTTCTCGCGCAGCGCGAGCGGCGCGGTCTGGTGGTTCAGTCCGAGGGTCAGCAGGTACATAACGCGTTGAATTCTATGAGATTTGCGGGACGCTCGCTTGATCGCCGTCAGCCTTTCGACAGGCGTCAGCTTCGCGCAACGCCTGTCGAAGCCGGATCGGACACCGCGTGGGCGCCGAGAAAGAGCCGGTAGGCAGGGTGCTGCGTCTCCTCGCGGTGCGGGTAGCCGAGCGTGGCCAGGAACTCGCGGAACATGCGCTTCTCGCCGCTCGGCACCTGGATGCCGACAAGGATCTGGCTGTAGTCGGCGCCGTGATTGCGGTAGTGGAACAGCGAAATGTTCCAGTTCGGGCTCATGCTCGACAGGAAGCGCATCAGCGCGCCGGGACGCTCCGGGAACTCGAAGCTGTAGAGAAGCTCGTTCTTCGCGAGCGCCGAATGCCCGCCGACCATGTGCCGCAGGTGCAGCTTGGCGAGCTCGTCGTCGGTCAGGTCGAGCGTCGGGAAGCCGGCCGCCACGAAGGCCTCGGCGATGCGGGTGGCCTCGCCGGGCTGAGAGATCTGGATGCCGACGAAGACGTGCGCCCGCGCCGAATCCGCGATCCGGTAGTTGAACTCGGTGACGCTGCGCGGGCCGACCAGCTCGCAGAAGCGCCGGAAGCTGCCGCGCTCCTCGGGGATCGTGACCGCGAACACCGCCTCGCGCTGCTCGCCGATCTCTGCGCGCTCGGACACGAAGCGCAGGCGGTCGAAGTTCATGTTCGCGCCGCAGGCGATCGCCACCAGCGTGCGATCGCGCACGCCCTCGCGCGCGGCCCAGGCCTTCAGGCCGGCGATCGCCAGCGCGCCGGCCGGCTCGAGGATCGAGCGGGTGTCCTGGAAGACGTCCTTGATCGCCGCGCAGATCGCGTCGGTGTCGACCAGCACGATCTCGTCGACCAGCTGGCGGCACAAGCGGAAGGTTTCCTCGCCCACCTTCTTGACCGCGGTGCCGTCGGAAAAGAGGCCGACGTCGTGCAGCTCGACCCGCCGGCCCGCCTTCAGCGAGCGCGCCATCGCGTCGGAGTCGGTCGTCTGCACCCCGATCACCCGGATCTCGGGGCGGATCTGCTTGACGTAGGCGGCGACCCCCGAGATCAGGCCGCCGCCGCCGATCGCGACGAAGATCGCGTCGATCGGGCCGGTGTTCTGG
This genomic window from Zeimonas sediminis contains:
- the prmC gene encoding peptide chain release factor N(5)-glutamine methyltransferase, producing MLAASGLPRLEARALLEHACGRGRSWLIAHGEEAAPPDAAARFATLAQRRRAGEPLAYLTGFREFHGLRLRVSPAVLIPRADTELLVELAIRLAPPGARLLDLGTGSGAIAVAVAAARPDLRVSASDLSEAALAIAAANEAAVLPAGRAGGAIRWMAGNWWAALPADEPRFELIVSNPPYIAAGDPHLARGDLPHEPAQALASGPDGLDALREIAAGASARLLPGGWLLVEHGFDQGAAVRALFEAAGLREVATHRDAEGRERVTAGRRPGG
- the prfA gene encoding peptide chain release factor 1, which produces MRASMLARLEQLEHRLAELERLLASEEAARDMATFRRLNREHVELSDLVAHFVAWKQAGRDLDTAEQMRADPAMRAFADEEIAAAQARLADEEAALQRLLLPKDPDDERSVILEIRAGTGGDESALFAGDLLRMYLRYAERQRWQTEILSESPSELGGFKEAIVRIAGEAVYSRLKFESGGHRVQRVPETEAQGRIHTSACTVAVMAEPDEVGDVDIDPDELRIDVFRASGAGGQHVNRTESAVRITHLPTGIVVECQDDRSQHRNKDRAMRVLAARLKDQRQREQHAKEAATRRSLIGSGDRSERIRTYNFPQGRVTDHRINLTLYKLQQVLDGDLDELVGALVAENQARLLAELAEAES
- the hemA gene encoding glutamyl-tRNA reductase; translation: MYLLTLGLNHQTAPLALREKVSFPGDALRAAIADLRARLSPVVAESAILSTCNRTEIYCATPAPGDARDAITHWLGGERRVDPQPLQNHLYSLPDGQAVRHAFRVAAGLDSMVLGEPQILGQMKDAARAAQQAGALGTHLHQLFQRSFAVAKEIRSTTAIGSQSVSMAAASVRLARRIFEDLRETRVLFVGAGEMIELCATHFAAQHPKQMVVANRTAERAQKLAQRFGAATMRLAELSDRLDEFDIVVSCTASSLPIIGLGMVERATRARRRRPIFMVDLAVPRDIEPEVSRLDDVFLYTVDDLGRQVAAGQENRRAAVAQAEAIIETRVSAFMQWLSAREAVPAIRSLHDRADALRRIELDRARRALAAGDDPAQVLEALAHGLTGKFLHGPTTLLHGPAEQREKLLPLLEHLLPDRAAGAELGHRTDDSPARPDDDPPLAQAH
- the ilvA gene encoding threonine ammonia-lyase, biosynthetic, with the translated sequence MPIDYLKRILTARVYEVAEETPLELADNLSERLGNRVLLKREDMQPVFSFKLRGAYNRMANLPAEQLGRGVIAASAGNHAQGVALSARKLGCRAVIVMPVTTPQVKIDAVRALGGEVVLHGDSYSDAAAHAQALQAEHGLTFVHPFDDPDVIAGQGTIAMEILRQNTGPIDAIFVAIGGGGLISGVAAYVKQIRPEIRVIGVQTTDSDAMARSLKAGRRVELHDVGLFSDGTAVKKVGEETFRLCRQLVDEIVLVDTDAICAAIKDVFQDTRSILEPAGALAIAGLKAWAAREGVRDRTLVAIACGANMNFDRLRFVSERAEIGEQREAVFAVTIPEERGSFRRFCELVGPRSVTEFNYRIADSARAHVFVGIQISQPGEATRIAEAFVAAGFPTLDLTDDELAKLHLRHMVGGHSALAKNELLYSFEFPERPGALMRFLSSMSPNWNISLFHYRNHGADYSQILVGIQVPSGEKRMFREFLATLGYPHREETQHPAYRLFLGAHAVSDPASTGVARS